A window of the Streptomyces sp. NBC_01351 genome harbors these coding sequences:
- a CDS encoding COG1470 family protein: MPVLHSLTSLRRVGVPLLAAAALYATPAHPAAADEPGWTAEPAAGTAAAGTAAAGAAAAGPGGARPYAARPYYYLSGTAGTVLEDRLALTNTTDTERTVTLRGADAYNTTEGAFAVRPAQPAAGGRSTGHWTGAGAWISFGAAATVKIPPRTRAVVPFTVTVPPASPPGDHPAAVVATEGGHEVGVRVHLRVGGPTLAALTVEDVSVRGKGAASVIAYTLVNRGNVALAPELSIRAEGRFGEVPGRGARALPVELLPGQRVELTEPWPGAPVLDRVRLTLTVTAPGGARATAATSAWFLPWRLALWLGGALLALGATTLTALYLVRSRRTRLDPLAGGTPVPEPEHELTGAAR, encoded by the coding sequence ATGCCCGTGCTCCACTCCCTCACGTCCCTCCGGCGCGTGGGCGTCCCGCTCCTGGCGGCCGCCGCGCTGTACGCGACCCCCGCGCACCCCGCGGCGGCCGACGAGCCCGGCTGGACCGCCGAGCCGGCCGCTGGAACGGCCGCCGCTGGAACGGCCGCCGCCGGAGCGGCCGCCGCCGGGCCCGGGGGTGCCCGCCCGTACGCCGCGCGTCCGTACTACTACCTCTCCGGCACCGCCGGCACCGTGCTGGAGGACCGGCTCGCGCTCACCAACACCACCGACACGGAACGCACGGTCACCCTGCGCGGGGCCGACGCCTACAACACCACCGAGGGCGCCTTCGCCGTGCGGCCCGCGCAACCCGCGGCCGGAGGCCGCTCAACAGGGCACTGGACCGGCGCCGGGGCCTGGATCAGCTTCGGCGCCGCGGCCACCGTGAAGATCCCGCCCCGCACCCGCGCGGTGGTCCCCTTCACCGTCACCGTGCCGCCCGCCTCCCCGCCCGGCGACCACCCCGCCGCCGTGGTCGCCACCGAGGGCGGCCACGAGGTGGGCGTACGGGTCCACCTGCGGGTCGGCGGCCCCACCCTGGCCGCCCTCACCGTCGAGGACGTCTCCGTACGCGGCAAGGGCGCGGCCTCCGTGATCGCGTACACCCTGGTCAACCGGGGCAACGTGGCCCTCGCCCCCGAGCTGTCGATCCGCGCCGAGGGCCGCTTCGGCGAGGTCCCCGGGCGCGGCGCCCGCGCCCTGCCGGTGGAGCTGCTCCCGGGCCAGCGGGTCGAGCTGACCGAGCCCTGGCCCGGCGCGCCCGTCCTCGACCGGGTCCGCCTCACGCTCACCGTCACCGCCCCCGGCGGGGCCCGCGCCACGGCCGCCACCTCGGCGTGGTTCCTGCCCTGGCGGCTCGCGCTCTGGCTGGGCGGCGCCCTGCTCGCCCTCGGCGCGACGACCCTGACCGCGCTGTACCTCGTACGCAGCCGGCGCACCCGCCTGGACCCCCTGGCGGGCGGCACGCCCGTACCCGAACCGGAACACGAACTGACGGGAGCAGCCAGGTGA
- a CDS encoding peptide MFS transporter — MASSLTRDSADTSAEKTFLGHPSGLAFLFMTEMWERYSFYGMRALLVLYLATNVADGGLGMNDATAVAIYSVYNAMVYLLALPGGWLGDRVWGARKAVAVAGVVIMTGHFLLAVPSSVSFFIGLALIAAGSGVLKANISTMVGQLYRDKNDPRRDGGFTIFYMGINLGAFVAPLTIGYVGQEVNWHLGFGMAGVGMALGLAFYFFGFRHLNPVSNQVPSPLSAAEKSSVVKKGLIWLGVAVAAYAIIGLAGIFTINYALWPLTIAGLVLPAWAIMRIKRDKDLSTVERSRMSAYVWFFAAAAIFWAIYDQTGSTLALFAKDSTDSTLFGFNFPESWFQSLNPLFVMALAPLFAMLWVALAKRSKEPTTLAKFSFALVMIGISFGVMMMAQGLATGDTKVSPMWLVGVYFIQTVGELTLSPVGLSLTTKLAPQKYASQMMGVFFLAVTAGDSTIALLQLLGAPTDTQGWFASQGALAVLAGIAIYMYRKKVQPLMGGVH, encoded by the coding sequence ATGGCTTCCAGCCTGACGAGGGACTCGGCGGACACGTCCGCGGAGAAGACCTTCCTCGGCCACCCCAGCGGCCTCGCCTTCCTCTTCATGACCGAGATGTGGGAGCGCTACAGCTTCTACGGCATGCGCGCGCTGCTCGTGCTCTACCTGGCCACGAACGTGGCCGACGGTGGTCTCGGGATGAACGACGCGACCGCGGTCGCGATCTACTCCGTGTACAACGCGATGGTCTACCTGCTCGCCCTTCCGGGCGGCTGGCTCGGTGACCGCGTGTGGGGTGCCCGCAAGGCCGTGGCCGTCGCCGGTGTCGTGATCATGACGGGTCACTTCCTGCTGGCCGTGCCGTCGTCCGTCTCGTTCTTCATCGGCCTGGCGCTGATCGCCGCCGGTTCGGGCGTGCTCAAGGCCAACATCTCCACGATGGTCGGCCAGCTGTACCGGGACAAGAACGACCCGCGTCGTGACGGTGGCTTCACGATCTTCTACATGGGCATCAACCTCGGTGCCTTCGTCGCCCCGCTGACCATCGGCTACGTCGGCCAGGAGGTCAACTGGCACCTCGGCTTCGGCATGGCCGGTGTCGGCATGGCCCTGGGCCTCGCCTTCTACTTCTTCGGCTTCCGCCACCTGAACCCGGTCTCGAACCAGGTTCCGAGCCCGCTGAGCGCCGCCGAGAAGTCCTCCGTCGTCAAGAAGGGCCTGATCTGGCTCGGCGTCGCCGTCGCCGCCTACGCGATCATCGGCCTGGCCGGCATCTTCACGATCAACTACGCGCTGTGGCCGCTGACCATCGCCGGTCTCGTGCTGCCCGCCTGGGCGATCATGCGGATCAAGCGCGACAAGGACCTCTCCACGGTCGAGCGGTCCCGCATGTCGGCGTACGTGTGGTTCTTCGCCGCCGCCGCGATCTTCTGGGCGATCTACGACCAGACCGGCTCCACGCTGGCCCTGTTCGCGAAGGACAGCACGGACAGCACGCTGTTCGGCTTCAACTTCCCGGAGAGCTGGTTCCAGTCGCTGAACCCGCTGTTCGTGATGGCCCTCGCCCCGCTCTTCGCGATGCTGTGGGTGGCCCTCGCCAAGCGCTCCAAGGAGCCGACCACCCTCGCGAAGTTCTCCTTCGCGCTGGTCATGATCGGCATCTCCTTCGGCGTCATGATGATGGCCCAGGGCCTGGCCACCGGCGACACGAAGGTCAGCCCGATGTGGCTGGTCGGCGTGTACTTCATCCAGACCGTCGGCGAGCTCACCCTCTCCCCCGTCGGCCTGTCGCTGACCACCAAGCTGGCGCCGCAGAAGTACGCCTCCCAGATGATGGGCGTCTTCTTCCTCGCGGTCACCGCCGGTGACTCGACGATCGCGCTGCTCCAGCTGCTCGGCGCCCCGACGGACACGCAGGGCTGGTTCGCCAGCCAGGGCGCGCTCGCCGTCCTCGCCGGCATCGCGATCTACATGTACCGCAAGAAGGTCCAGCCGCTCATGGGTGGCGTGCACTGA
- a CDS encoding response regulator transcription factor, which produces MTRVLLAEDDASISEPLARALRREGYEVEVREDGPAALDAGLQGGVDLVVLDLGLPGMDGLEVARRLRAEGHGFPILVLTARADEVDTVVGLDAGADDYVTKPFRLAELLARVRALLRRGATEATQPPATHGVRIDVESHRAWMGEEELQLTAKEFDLLRVLVRDAGRVVTRDQLMREVWDTTWWSSTKTLDMHISWLRKKLGDDAANPRYIATVRGVGFRFEKS; this is translated from the coding sequence ATGACGCGTGTACTGCTCGCCGAGGACGACGCATCCATCTCGGAACCCCTGGCCCGCGCCCTGCGCCGGGAAGGGTACGAGGTCGAGGTCCGGGAGGACGGCCCCGCCGCCCTGGACGCCGGACTGCAGGGCGGCGTCGATCTCGTCGTCCTGGACCTGGGCCTGCCGGGCATGGACGGCCTGGAAGTGGCCCGCCGGCTGCGCGCCGAGGGCCACGGCTTCCCGATCCTGGTCCTCACCGCCCGCGCGGACGAGGTGGACACGGTCGTCGGCCTCGACGCCGGCGCCGACGACTACGTCACCAAGCCCTTCCGGCTCGCCGAGCTGCTGGCCCGCGTCCGGGCCCTGCTCCGGCGCGGCGCCACCGAGGCCACCCAGCCCCCCGCCACCCACGGCGTGCGGATCGACGTGGAATCGCACCGCGCGTGGATGGGGGAGGAAGAGCTCCAGCTCACCGCGAAGGAATTCGACCTGCTGCGGGTCCTGGTCCGCGACGCGGGCCGGGTCGTCACCCGCGACCAGCTCATGCGCGAGGTCTGGGACACCACCTGGTGGTCCTCCACCAAGACCCTCGACATGCACATCTCCTGGCTGCGCAAGAAGCTCGGCGACGACGCGGCGAACCCCCGCTACATCGCCACCGTCCGTGGCGTCGGCTTCCGCTTCGAGAAGAGCTAG
- a CDS encoding ATP-binding protein, whose product MRRRLINSTLAVVLVVIAVFGISLVIVETRTITNSAQDRIESEALRLVGIVEADVLEKTPIDEGALAEQLDAGHYARITLPGRPAVEVGNRITDDVIRGSARGEQGETVVVEASRSTVTEEVGRTLAVVGAVALLAVVAAVLLAVRQANRLASPLTDLAEAAERLGSGDPRPRHRRYGVPELDRVADVLDASAERIGRMLTAERRLAADASHQLRTPLTALSMRLEEITVTDDLETVREEASIALTQVERLTDVVQRLLTNSRDPRTGSAVPFDLDEVVKQQVEEWRPAYRSAGRAIVRSGKQGVRAVGTPGAVAQVLATLVENALMHGGGTVALRTRVVGNQAVLEVTDEGPGVPPDLGNRIFERAISGRNSTGIGLAVARDLAEADGGRLELLQAQPPVFAIFLSRTAPERSEPEATVR is encoded by the coding sequence ATGCGCCGCCGCCTGATCAACTCCACGCTCGCCGTGGTGCTCGTCGTGATCGCCGTCTTCGGGATCTCCCTCGTCATCGTGGAGACCCGGACGATCACCAACAGCGCCCAGGACCGGATCGAGTCCGAGGCGCTGCGCCTGGTGGGCATCGTCGAGGCGGACGTCCTGGAGAAGACGCCGATCGACGAGGGCGCCCTCGCCGAGCAGCTCGACGCCGGCCACTACGCCCGGATCACCCTCCCCGGCCGGCCGGCCGTGGAGGTCGGCAACCGGATCACCGACGACGTCATCCGCGGCAGCGCGCGCGGAGAGCAGGGCGAGACGGTCGTCGTCGAGGCGTCCCGCTCCACCGTGACCGAGGAGGTCGGCCGGACCCTGGCCGTGGTCGGCGCGGTGGCGCTGCTCGCCGTCGTGGCGGCCGTACTGCTCGCCGTACGGCAGGCGAACCGGCTGGCCTCCCCGCTCACCGACCTCGCCGAGGCCGCGGAACGCCTCGGTTCCGGAGACCCCAGGCCCCGGCACAGGAGGTACGGGGTACCCGAGCTGGACCGGGTCGCGGACGTGCTCGACGCCAGCGCCGAGCGGATCGGCAGGATGCTCACCGCCGAGCGGCGCCTCGCCGCCGACGCCTCCCACCAGCTGCGCACGCCGCTGACGGCGCTGTCCATGCGGCTGGAGGAGATCACCGTCACCGACGACCTGGAGACCGTACGGGAGGAGGCGTCGATCGCCCTCACCCAGGTGGAGCGGCTCACGGACGTGGTGCAGCGGCTCCTCACGAACTCGCGCGACCCCCGCACGGGCTCCGCCGTCCCCTTCGACCTCGACGAGGTCGTCAAACAGCAGGTGGAGGAGTGGCGGCCCGCCTACCGCAGCGCCGGCCGGGCCATCGTGCGCTCCGGCAAGCAGGGCGTACGGGCCGTCGGCACCCCGGGCGCGGTCGCGCAGGTCCTGGCGACCCTCGTGGAGAACGCGCTCATGCACGGCGGCGGCACGGTCGCACTGCGCACCCGCGTCGTCGGCAACCAGGCGGTGCTGGAGGTCACGGACGAGGGCCCCGGGGTCCCGCCCGACCTCGGCAACCGGATCTTCGAGCGGGCCATCAGCGGCCGCAACTCCACGGGCATCGGCCTCGCCGTCGCCCGGGACCTCGCGGAGGCGGACGGCGGACGCCTCGAACTGCTCCAGGCACAGCCGCCGGTGTTCGCGATCTTCCTCAGCCGGACGGCGCCGGAACGGTCCGAGCCCGAGGCGACGGTCCGCTAG
- a CDS encoding GtrA family protein, producing the protein MSTPGDGSVLERVRGLLREVAKFGAVGGLGVLVNLGVFNLIRSTTDLQVVRASVIATVVAIVTNYLGFRYFAYRDRAQSDPAGRTRELVLFMAFSAIGLVIENGVLYVATYGFGWDGPVASNVFKFIGIGTATVFRFWSYRTWVFKALPVAASVSATPAEPMPEPAPLPKPDRRPEPVPEPEPANN; encoded by the coding sequence ATGAGCACGCCTGGGGACGGATCTGTTCTCGAACGCGTACGCGGTCTCCTACGGGAGGTCGCCAAGTTCGGGGCGGTCGGCGGTCTGGGTGTGCTGGTCAATCTGGGTGTCTTCAACCTGATCCGCAGCACCACCGACCTCCAGGTGGTGCGCGCGAGCGTGATAGCCACCGTCGTGGCCATCGTCACGAACTACCTCGGCTTCCGCTACTTCGCCTACCGCGACCGCGCCCAGAGCGATCCCGCCGGGCGCACGCGCGAGCTGGTCCTGTTCATGGCGTTCAGCGCGATCGGCCTGGTCATCGAGAACGGCGTGCTGTACGTGGCCACGTACGGCTTCGGCTGGGACGGGCCCGTCGCCAGCAATGTGTTCAAGTTCATCGGCATCGGGACGGCCACCGTGTTCCGCTTCTGGTCCTACCGCACCTGGGTCTTCAAGGCGCTGCCCGTGGCGGCGTCCGTGTCCGCCACGCCCGCCGAGCCCATGCCCGAGCCGGCGCCGCTGCCCAAGCCGGACCGCCGTCCGGAGCCGGTCCCCGAGCCGGAGCCCGCGAACAACTAG
- a CDS encoding 5-(carboxyamino)imidazole ribonucleotide synthase yields MRRTAHRGRQPTGPRQATSIWRNPAGYPGGVTFPVVGMVGGGQLARMTHEAGIPLGIRFKILSDTPQDSAAQVVSDVVIGDYRDLETLRAFARGCDVITFDHEHVPTEHLRALEADGIPVRPGPDALVHAQDKGVMRAKLDEIGAPSPRHRIVSDPADVEAFAAEVGGFPVILKTVRGGYDGKGVWFVRTPEDADAPFRAGVPVLAEEKVDFVRELAANIVRSPHGQAVAYPVVESVQVDGVCDTVIAPAPNLSEELAGQAQALALRIAKELDVTGHLAVELFETADGRILVNELAMRPHNSGHWTQDGAVTSQFANHVRAVLDLPLGDPRPRAKWTVMANVLGGDYPDMYAAYLHCMAHDPQLKIHMYGKDVKHGRKVGHVNTYGDDLDDVLERARHAADYLRGTVTE; encoded by the coding sequence GTGCGACGCACGGCACACCGGGGGAGGCAACCGACAGGTCCGCGCCAGGCCACGTCCATATGGCGGAATCCCGCCGGATACCCTGGAGGAGTGACGTTCCCGGTAGTCGGCATGGTCGGCGGCGGACAGCTCGCCCGCATGACCCACGAGGCGGGTATCCCCCTCGGCATCAGATTCAAGATCCTCAGTGACACCCCACAGGACTCGGCGGCCCAGGTCGTGAGCGACGTCGTCATCGGCGACTATCGCGATCTGGAGACACTGCGCGCCTTCGCGCGCGGCTGCGACGTGATCACCTTCGATCACGAGCACGTACCCACCGAACACCTGCGGGCCCTGGAAGCGGACGGCATTCCCGTCCGCCCGGGGCCCGACGCGTTGGTGCACGCCCAGGACAAGGGGGTGATGCGCGCCAAACTCGACGAGATCGGCGCGCCCAGCCCCCGCCACCGGATCGTGAGCGATCCGGCGGACGTGGAGGCCTTCGCGGCGGAGGTCGGCGGGTTCCCCGTCATCCTCAAGACCGTGCGAGGCGGCTACGACGGCAAGGGCGTGTGGTTCGTACGCACCCCGGAGGACGCGGACGCGCCCTTCCGGGCCGGTGTCCCCGTCCTCGCCGAAGAGAAGGTGGACTTCGTCCGCGAACTCGCGGCCAACATCGTCCGTTCCCCCCACGGCCAGGCCGTGGCCTATCCCGTAGTGGAGTCCGTCCAGGTCGACGGGGTCTGCGACACGGTCATCGCGCCCGCCCCCAACCTCTCCGAGGAGCTCGCGGGCCAGGCCCAGGCCCTCGCCCTGCGCATCGCCAAGGAACTCGACGTGACCGGCCACCTGGCCGTGGAGCTGTTCGAGACCGCCGACGGCCGGATCCTGGTCAACGAACTGGCGATGCGCCCGCACAACAGCGGCCACTGGACCCAGGACGGGGCCGTGACCTCCCAGTTCGCCAACCACGTGCGCGCGGTCCTGGACCTCCCGCTGGGCGACCCGCGCCCCCGCGCCAAGTGGACCGTCATGGCGAACGTCCTGGGCGGGGACTACCCCGACATGTACGCGGCGTACCTGCACTGCATGGCCCACGACCCCCAGCTGAAGATCCACATGTACGGCAAGGACGTGAAACACGGCCGCAAGGTCGGCCACGTCAACACCTACGGCGACGACCTGGACGATGTGCTGGAGCGCGCACGCCACGCAGCCGACTACCTCAGAGGAACGGTCACCGAATGA
- the purE gene encoding 5-(carboxyamino)imidazole ribonucleotide mutase: MSTSAAGPIIGIVMGSDSDWPVMEAAAQALDEFEIPYEVDVVSAHRMPREMIAYGEQAADRGLKAIIAGAGGAAHLPGMLASVTPLPVIGVPVPLKYLDGMDSLLSIVQMPAGVPVATVSVGGARNAGLLAARILAAHDTDLLARMKDFQQELNDQATEKGKRLRTKVAGADSFGFAK, translated from the coding sequence ATGAGCACCTCCGCCGCAGGTCCGATCATCGGCATCGTCATGGGCTCCGACTCGGACTGGCCCGTCATGGAGGCGGCCGCCCAGGCGCTCGACGAGTTCGAGATCCCGTACGAGGTCGACGTCGTCTCCGCGCACCGGATGCCGCGCGAGATGATCGCGTACGGGGAGCAGGCCGCCGACCGCGGCCTGAAGGCGATCATCGCGGGCGCGGGCGGGGCCGCCCACCTGCCCGGCATGCTCGCCTCCGTCACCCCCCTCCCCGTGATCGGCGTCCCCGTCCCCCTCAAGTACCTCGACGGCATGGACTCCCTGCTGTCGATCGTCCAGATGCCGGCCGGGGTCCCCGTCGCCACGGTCTCCGTCGGCGGCGCGCGCAACGCGGGTCTGCTCGCGGCCCGCATCCTGGCCGCGCACGACACCGACCTGCTGGCCCGGATGAAGGACTTCCAGCAGGAGCTGAACGACCAGGCCACCGAGAAGGGCAAGCGGCTGCGTACGAAGGTCGCGGGCGCGGACTCCTTCGGATTCGCGAAGTGA
- a CDS encoding dipeptidase, producing the protein MSAAQRLDEARELLAEHPVVDGHNDLPWALREQVRYDLTQRDIAGDTSAHLHTDIPRLRAGGVGAQFWSVYVRSDYAGDEAVSATLEQIDAVAQLIDRYPGDLVRALTADDMEAARREGRIASLMGAEGGHSINNSLATLRALHRLGVRYMTLTHNDTIDWADSATDEPRHGGLTDFGREVVREMNRVGMLVDLSHVAATTMRDALAVSTAPVVFSHSSARAVCDHPRNIPDDVLALLPANGGVAMATFVPKFILPAAVEWTLAADENLRAHGFHHLDTTPEAMALHRAFEAGRPRPVATAATVADHLDHMREVAGIDHIGIGGDYDGTAFTPSGLDDVAGYPNLVAELLTRGWSREDLAKLTWSNAVRALRDAEAVARDLSATLGPSNAVL; encoded by the coding sequence GTGAGCGCGGCGCAGCGCCTGGACGAGGCGCGTGAGCTGCTCGCCGAACACCCGGTCGTCGACGGCCACAACGACCTCCCCTGGGCGCTGCGCGAGCAGGTCCGCTACGACCTGACGCAGCGGGACATCGCGGGCGACACGTCCGCCCACCTGCACACCGACATCCCACGGCTGCGCGCCGGCGGGGTCGGCGCGCAGTTCTGGTCGGTCTACGTCCGCTCCGACTACGCGGGCGACGAGGCGGTCAGCGCCACGCTGGAGCAGATCGACGCGGTCGCCCAGCTGATCGACCGTTACCCCGGCGACCTGGTGCGGGCGCTGACGGCCGACGATATGGAGGCGGCCCGCCGCGAAGGGCGCATCGCCTCCCTCATGGGCGCCGAGGGCGGCCACTCCATCAACAACTCCCTCGCCACGCTGCGCGCCCTGCACCGGCTGGGCGTGCGGTACATGACGCTCACGCACAACGACACGATCGACTGGGCGGACTCGGCGACCGACGAGCCCCGGCACGGCGGCCTCACCGACTTCGGCCGCGAGGTCGTCCGCGAGATGAACCGCGTCGGCATGCTGGTGGACCTCTCCCACGTGGCCGCGACGACGATGCGCGACGCGCTCGCCGTCTCCACCGCCCCCGTGGTCTTCTCCCACTCCTCGGCCCGGGCGGTCTGCGACCACCCGCGCAACATCCCGGACGACGTCCTCGCGCTCCTCCCCGCGAACGGCGGGGTCGCCATGGCCACCTTCGTCCCGAAGTTCATCCTCCCGGCGGCGGTGGAGTGGACCCTGGCCGCGGACGAGAACCTGCGCGCCCACGGCTTCCACCACCTGGACACCACCCCCGAGGCGATGGCCCTGCACCGGGCCTTCGAGGCCGGGCGCCCCCGCCCGGTTGCCACGGCCGCGACGGTGGCCGACCACCTGGACCACATGCGCGAGGTGGCCGGCATCGACCACATCGGCATCGGCGGCGACTACGACGGCACGGCCTTCACCCCGTCCGGCCTGGACGACGTGGCGGGCTACCCGAACCTGGTCGCGGAACTCCTGACCCGCGGCTGGTCCCGCGAGGACCTGGCGAAGCTCACCTGGTCCAACGCGGTCCGCGCCCTCCGCGACGCGGAAGCGGTGGCCCGCGACCTGTCTGCCACTCTGGGCCCGTCGAACGCGGTCCTGTAG
- a CDS encoding dipeptidase, protein MADLQDEPHTVGIGAEDPPASNTTTGTTTGANTPTPATATTALDRAAALLSVHPVADGCNTLIWTLRQSPYHDIDTPEAGVDTDIPRLRAGGVGAQFWSLLVPEGRPPEDVVSETLEQIDVALALMRRYPDSLLLALSADDMADARNRGRIASFLGPVPGGTLTDSLGVLRAFHTLGVRILAPAGATWAESEDEGGGLTAFGHQVVREANRLAILLDLTDCEPAVACRLAEASKAPVIISNTGAAALNPHPGNVTDEVLLALREADGLAMVTFDTARTGDSLHAVADHIDHVRAIAGPGGVGLGAAFGSEPGSPRPTGLTDPSGYPRLIAELLGRGWSEADVALLTWGNAQRVLRDAEFTARAAGHRRT, encoded by the coding sequence ATGGCCGACCTGCAGGATGAACCCCACACCGTGGGCATCGGAGCCGAAGACCCCCCGGCCTCCAACACCACCACCGGCACCACCACCGGCGCCAACACCCCCACCCCCGCGACGGCGACCACCGCGCTGGACCGGGCCGCCGCGCTGCTGTCCGTCCATCCCGTCGCGGACGGGTGCAACACGCTCATCTGGACCCTGCGCCAGAGCCCGTACCACGACATCGACACCCCGGAAGCCGGTGTGGACACCGACATCCCGCGGCTGCGCGCCGGGGGAGTGGGGGCCCAGTTCTGGTCCCTGCTCGTCCCGGAGGGCCGGCCGCCCGAGGACGTGGTGTCCGAGACCCTGGAACAGATCGACGTGGCGCTGGCCCTGATGCGCCGCTACCCCGACAGCCTGCTCCTCGCGCTCAGCGCCGACGACATGGCCGATGCCCGCAACCGCGGCCGGATCGCCTCGTTCCTCGGCCCCGTGCCCGGCGGCACGCTCACCGATTCCCTCGGCGTGCTGCGCGCCTTCCACACACTGGGCGTACGGATCCTCGCGCCCGCGGGAGCGACCTGGGCGGAATCGGAGGATGAGGGAGGCGGCCTGACGGCCTTCGGCCACCAGGTGGTCCGGGAAGCCAACCGGCTCGCGATCCTGCTGGACCTCACCGACTGCGAACCGGCGGTCGCCTGCCGGCTCGCGGAGGCGTCCAAGGCGCCGGTGATCATCTCGAACACGGGCGCGGCCGCGCTGAACCCGCATCCCGGGAACGTGACCGACGAGGTCCTGCTCGCCCTGCGCGAGGCCGACGGCCTGGCGATGGTCACCTTCGACACCGCCCGCACCGGGGACTCCCTGCACGCGGTGGCCGACCACATCGACCACGTACGGGCCATCGCGGGCCCGGGCGGCGTCGGACTCGGCGCAGCCTTCGGCTCCGAACCGGGCAGCCCCCGCCCGACCGGCCTCACCGACCCGTCGGGCTACCCCAGGCTGATCGCGGAGCTCCTGGGCCGGGGCTGGTCGGAAGCCGATGTGGCCCTGCTGACCTGGGGCAACGCCCAGCGGGTCCTGCGCGACGCGGAGTTCACGGCCCGCGCCGCCGGACACCGCCGGACCTGA
- a CDS encoding VOC family protein: MAVAKLGTVVLDCPDPLALATFYAGLLGGSPSSGDETWVDLEGHGGTPLAFQLAPGHVPPNWPSPEGSQQFHLDLTVEDLDAAEEHILALGAKPLDAEDRGRSWRVYADPAGHPVCLCAC, encoded by the coding sequence ATGGCCGTCGCCAAGCTCGGCACCGTCGTCCTCGACTGTCCCGACCCGCTCGCCCTCGCCACCTTCTACGCCGGTCTGCTCGGCGGCAGCCCGAGCTCCGGGGACGAGACCTGGGTGGACCTGGAGGGCCACGGGGGCACACCGCTCGCCTTCCAGCTGGCCCCCGGGCACGTCCCGCCGAACTGGCCCTCCCCCGAGGGCTCGCAGCAGTTCCACCTGGACCTGACCGTCGAGGACCTCGACGCCGCCGAGGAGCACATCCTCGCCCTGGGCGCCAAGCCCCTGGACGCGGAGGACCGCGGGCGTTCGTGGCGGGTCTACGCCGATCCGGCCGGGCACCCCGTCTGCCTCTGCGCCTGTTAG
- a CDS encoding CGNR zinc finger domain-containing protein, with amino-acid sequence MSGRAPAPGGLALVESLVNTLSVDTGDDRLAAEFGLSGAALAEAAELREALRGALLAHAGHELRPGAEDHLNRLLAEAPLTVRIDASGAVTLAPAGAPTLLSRMAEALAEASAAGTWPRLKACAADDCQWAYYDRSPGGRGRWCSMSICGSRAKMRTYRARG; translated from the coding sequence ATGAGTGGACGCGCACCGGCACCCGGCGGTCTCGCACTGGTGGAGAGCCTCGTCAACACGCTGAGCGTGGACACGGGGGACGACCGCCTCGCGGCCGAGTTCGGCCTGTCCGGAGCGGCCCTCGCGGAAGCGGCGGAGCTGCGAGAGGCCCTGCGCGGGGCGCTGCTGGCCCACGCGGGCCACGAGCTGCGTCCCGGCGCCGAGGACCACCTGAACCGGCTCCTCGCCGAGGCCCCGCTGACGGTGCGCATCGACGCGTCGGGCGCCGTGACCCTCGCCCCGGCGGGCGCCCCGACCCTGCTCTCCCGCATGGCCGAGGCCCTGGCCGAAGCGTCCGCCGCCGGCACCTGGCCCCGCCTGAAGGCCTGCGCGGCGGACGACTGCCAATGGGCGTACTACGACCGCAGCCCGGGCGGCCGAGGCCGCTGGTGTTCGATGTCGATCTGCGGCAGCCGAGCCAAAATGCGCACGTACAGGGCCCGCGGGTAG